In Hippoglossus stenolepis isolate QCI-W04-F060 chromosome 13, HSTE1.2, whole genome shotgun sequence, a single genomic region encodes these proteins:
- the ddx3xa gene encoding DEAD-box helicase 3 X-linked a isoform X1 — MSHVVIDNPHGLDQQLAALDLNSADGQGGGTGRRYIPPHLRNREAPKNAGNAYSAGRQCGYSVAPVNLFSPKQCPQPWQAECQQRQSNNFTSGWDDCKIGYPRLAYQELAFYHAYSGGWRNRCASSVCTDNCVTTDGNDDTASVHSWADQCDSPGWDGGRSNGFVNGFHDNRTNGSYGGRGPPRNDRGGRGAYRGNRGGGSFNQPLQNAGVGGFENKDGNWGGAPRDAAYNSFGGRTDSRSKSTFFNERGGGGGGSRGRYERGGFSSGGNNRWEESRDEDWSKQTPPNERLEAELFSASNTGINFEKYDDIPVEATGANSPPHIDSFHDVELGEIIMANINLSRYTRPTPVQKYAIPIIKSKRDLMACAQTGSGKTAAFLLPVLSQIFTEGPGEALQAAKNGQDNGRYGRRKQYPLSLVLAPTRELALQIYDEARKVAYRSRVRPCVVYGGADIGGQIRELERGCHLLVATPGRLVDMMERGKIGLDYCNYLILDEADRMLDMGFEPQIRRIVEQDTMPPKGIRQTMMFSATFPKEIQILARDFLEDYIFLAVGRVGSTSENITQKVVWVEENDKRSFLLDLLNATVIPSEETETPEKPAKASLTLVFVETKKGADALEDFLYHEGYACTSIHGDRSQRDREEALNQFRSGRCPILVATAVAARGLDISNVKHVINFDLPSDIEEYVHRIGRTGRVGNLGLATSFFNDKNSNITKDLLDILVEAKQEVPPWLESLAYEHQHKSNPRGRSKRFSGGFGARDYRQTPGGAATFASSRGGRNPGGSRGFGGGGFGGGGGGGGFYGNDSYGGNYSNSGSVDWWGN, encoded by the exons ATGAGTCATGTGGTCATTGATAATCCACACGGTCTAGATCAGCAG CTCGCTGCCCTAGACTTGAACTCTGCTGACGGACAAGGCGGAGGAACTGGCC ggCGTTACATTCCACCTCACCTGAGGAACAGAGAGGCTCCAAAAAACG CAGGAAATGCTTATTCCGCTGGTAGACAGTGCGGTTATTCAGTGGCACCAGTAAATCTCT TTTCTCCTAAGCAGTGCCCACAACCATGGCAGGCAGAGTGTCAGCAAAGGCAGAGCAATAACTTTACGTCAGGATGGGATGACTGTAAGATTG GTTACCCAAGACTGGCCTATCAAGAGCTTGCCTTTTACCATGCCTACAGTGGGGGCTGGCGAAACAGATGTG CCTCCTCAGTCTGCACTGATAACTGTGTGACCACCGATGGGAACGATGACACagccagtgtccacagctgggCAGATCAATGTG ACTCACCTGGGTGGGACGGAGGACGTAGCAACGGATTTGTGAATGGTTTCCACGACAATCGCACTAATGGGTCATATGGAGGCCGCGGACCCCCTCGCAATGATAGAGGTGGGCGCGGTGCCTACCGTGGTAACAGGGGTGGAGGCTCCTTTAATCAACCACTGCAAAATGCAG GAGTTGGCGGTTTTGAAAACAAAGACGGCAACTGGGGAGGAGCTCCCAGGGACGCTGCCTACAACAGCTTTGGGGGACGCACTGATAGTAGGTCCAAGTCGACCTTCTTCAATGAGCgtggaggcggcggcggcggctccaGGGGAAG ataTGAGCGCGGAGGCTTCTCAAGTGGAGGAAACAACCGCTGGGAGGAGTCCAGAGATGAGGATTGGTCCAAGCAGACTCCTCCTAATGAGCGTCTGGAAGC gGAGCTTTTTTCTGCAAGCAACACTGGGATAAATTTTGAGAAATATGACGATATTCCTGTGGAGGCCACTGGGGCCAACTCCCCGCCTCATATTGATAGT ttCCATGATGTGGAATTGGGGGAGATTATCATGGCGAACATCAACCTGAGTCGCTACACCCGTCCCACCCCCGTTCAGAAATATGCTATCCCCATCATCAAGTCCAAAAGAGACCTGATGGCCTGCGCCCAGACTG GCTCTGGCAAGACTGCTGCCTTCCTGCTACCCGTGCTGAGTCAGATCTTCACCGAAGGACCAGGAGAAGCTCTGCAGGCCGCCAAGAATGGACAG GACAACGGAAGGTACGGCCGTCGTAAACAGTACCCGCTTTCCCTGGTCCTGGCTCCGACCAGAGAACTGGCCTTGCAGATCTATGACGAGGCGAGGAAG GTTGCCTATCGCTCTCGTGTGCGTCCCTGCGTAGTTTATGGTGGAGCTGACATCGGTGGACAGATCAGGGAACTGGAGAGAGGCTGTCATCTTCTTGTGGCCACACCTGGACGTCTGGTCGATATGATGGAGAGGGGCAAGATCGGTCTGGACTACTGCAA ctaCCTGATCCTGGACGAGGCTGACCGCATGTTGGACATGGGTTTTGAGCCACAGATCAGACGTATTGTGGAACAGGATACGATGCCACCTAAAGGCATTCGTCAGACCATGATGTTCAGTGCCACCTTCCCTAAGGAGATCCAG ATTCTGGCTCGTGATTTCCTGGAGGACTACATTTTCCTGGCGGTGGGTCGCGTTGGTTCCACTTCAGAAAACATCACCCAGAAGGTGGTTTGGGTGGAAGAAAATGACAAGAGGTCCTTCCTCTTGGATCTGCTCAACGCCACag TTATTCCcagtgaggagacagagaccCCAGAGAAACCGG CAAAAGCGTCATTGACTCTGGTGTTCGTGGAAACCAAGAAGGGAGCCGATGCCTTGGAGGACTTTCTGTACCACGAAGGTTACGCCTGCACCAGCATCCACGGGGACCGAtcccagagagacagagaagaggccCTGAATCAGTTCCGATCCGGACGCTGCCCCATCTTAGTGGCTACAGCT GTGGCTGCTCGAGGTCTGGACATCTCCAATGTGAAGCATGTCATTAACTTTGATTTGCCCAGTGACATTGAGGAGTACGTTCACCGTATCGGCCGTACGGGACGTGTGGGCAACCTTG GTCTGGCCACGTCGTTCTTTAACGACAAAAACAGCAACATAACCAAAGACTTGCTGGACATCTTGGTGGAGGCCAAGCAGGAGGTTCCCCCCTGGCTTGAGAGTCTCGCCTACGAGCACCAGCACAAGAGCAACCCCCGTGGACGCTCCAAGAG GTTCTCAGGCGGTTTCGGAGCTAGAGATTACCGTCAGACGCCCGGTGGCGCTGCAACCTTCGCTAGCAGCCGTGGAGGGAGAAACCCTGGAGGAAGCCGTGGCTTTGGCGGCG GTGGCTtcggtggtggtggcggcggcggtggctTCTACGGCAACGACAGCTATGGAGGAAACTACAGCAACTCTGGTAGCGTGGATTGGTGGGGCAACTAG
- the ddx3xa gene encoding DEAD-box helicase 3 X-linked a isoform X5 — MSHVVIDNPHGLDQQLAALDLNSADGQGGGTGRRYIPPHLRNREAPKNAGNAYSAGRQCGYSVAPVNLFSPKQCPQPWQAECQQRQSNNFTSGWDDCKIGYPRLAYQELAFYHAYSGGWRNRCASSVCTDNCVTTDGNDDTASVHSWADQCDSPGWDGGRSNGFVNGFHDNRTNGSYGGRGPPRNDRGVGGFENKDGNWGGAPRDAAYNSFGGRTDSRSKSTFFNERGGGGGGSRGRYERGGFSSGGNNRWEESRDEDWSKQTPPNERLEAELFSASNTGINFEKYDDIPVEATGANSPPHIDSFHDVELGEIIMANINLSRYTRPTPVQKYAIPIIKSKRDLMACAQTGSGKTAAFLLPVLSQIFTEGPGEALQAAKNGQDNGRYGRRKQYPLSLVLAPTRELALQIYDEARKVAYRSRVRPCVVYGGADIGGQIRELERGCHLLVATPGRLVDMMERGKIGLDYCNYLILDEADRMLDMGFEPQIRRIVEQDTMPPKGIRQTMMFSATFPKEIQILARDFLEDYIFLAVGRVGSTSENITQKVVWVEENDKRSFLLDLLNATVIPSEETETPEKPAKASLTLVFVETKKGADALEDFLYHEGYACTSIHGDRSQRDREEALNQFRSGRCPILVATAVAARGLDISNVKHVINFDLPSDIEEYVHRIGRTGRVGNLGLATSFFNDKNSNITKDLLDILVEAKQEVPPWLESLAYEHQHKSNPRGRSKRFSGGFGARDYRQTPGGAATFASSRGGRNPGGSRGFGGGGFGGGGGGGGFYGNDSYGGNYSNSGSVDWWGN; from the exons ATGAGTCATGTGGTCATTGATAATCCACACGGTCTAGATCAGCAG CTCGCTGCCCTAGACTTGAACTCTGCTGACGGACAAGGCGGAGGAACTGGCC ggCGTTACATTCCACCTCACCTGAGGAACAGAGAGGCTCCAAAAAACG CAGGAAATGCTTATTCCGCTGGTAGACAGTGCGGTTATTCAGTGGCACCAGTAAATCTCT TTTCTCCTAAGCAGTGCCCACAACCATGGCAGGCAGAGTGTCAGCAAAGGCAGAGCAATAACTTTACGTCAGGATGGGATGACTGTAAGATTG GTTACCCAAGACTGGCCTATCAAGAGCTTGCCTTTTACCATGCCTACAGTGGGGGCTGGCGAAACAGATGTG CCTCCTCAGTCTGCACTGATAACTGTGTGACCACCGATGGGAACGATGACACagccagtgtccacagctgggCAGATCAATGTG ACTCACCTGGGTGGGACGGAGGACGTAGCAACGGATTTGTGAATGGTTTCCACGACAATCGCACTAATGGGTCATATGGAGGCCGCGGACCCCCTCGCAATGATAGAG GAGTTGGCGGTTTTGAAAACAAAGACGGCAACTGGGGAGGAGCTCCCAGGGACGCTGCCTACAACAGCTTTGGGGGACGCACTGATAGTAGGTCCAAGTCGACCTTCTTCAATGAGCgtggaggcggcggcggcggctccaGGGGAAG ataTGAGCGCGGAGGCTTCTCAAGTGGAGGAAACAACCGCTGGGAGGAGTCCAGAGATGAGGATTGGTCCAAGCAGACTCCTCCTAATGAGCGTCTGGAAGC gGAGCTTTTTTCTGCAAGCAACACTGGGATAAATTTTGAGAAATATGACGATATTCCTGTGGAGGCCACTGGGGCCAACTCCCCGCCTCATATTGATAGT ttCCATGATGTGGAATTGGGGGAGATTATCATGGCGAACATCAACCTGAGTCGCTACACCCGTCCCACCCCCGTTCAGAAATATGCTATCCCCATCATCAAGTCCAAAAGAGACCTGATGGCCTGCGCCCAGACTG GCTCTGGCAAGACTGCTGCCTTCCTGCTACCCGTGCTGAGTCAGATCTTCACCGAAGGACCAGGAGAAGCTCTGCAGGCCGCCAAGAATGGACAG GACAACGGAAGGTACGGCCGTCGTAAACAGTACCCGCTTTCCCTGGTCCTGGCTCCGACCAGAGAACTGGCCTTGCAGATCTATGACGAGGCGAGGAAG GTTGCCTATCGCTCTCGTGTGCGTCCCTGCGTAGTTTATGGTGGAGCTGACATCGGTGGACAGATCAGGGAACTGGAGAGAGGCTGTCATCTTCTTGTGGCCACACCTGGACGTCTGGTCGATATGATGGAGAGGGGCAAGATCGGTCTGGACTACTGCAA ctaCCTGATCCTGGACGAGGCTGACCGCATGTTGGACATGGGTTTTGAGCCACAGATCAGACGTATTGTGGAACAGGATACGATGCCACCTAAAGGCATTCGTCAGACCATGATGTTCAGTGCCACCTTCCCTAAGGAGATCCAG ATTCTGGCTCGTGATTTCCTGGAGGACTACATTTTCCTGGCGGTGGGTCGCGTTGGTTCCACTTCAGAAAACATCACCCAGAAGGTGGTTTGGGTGGAAGAAAATGACAAGAGGTCCTTCCTCTTGGATCTGCTCAACGCCACag TTATTCCcagtgaggagacagagaccCCAGAGAAACCGG CAAAAGCGTCATTGACTCTGGTGTTCGTGGAAACCAAGAAGGGAGCCGATGCCTTGGAGGACTTTCTGTACCACGAAGGTTACGCCTGCACCAGCATCCACGGGGACCGAtcccagagagacagagaagaggccCTGAATCAGTTCCGATCCGGACGCTGCCCCATCTTAGTGGCTACAGCT GTGGCTGCTCGAGGTCTGGACATCTCCAATGTGAAGCATGTCATTAACTTTGATTTGCCCAGTGACATTGAGGAGTACGTTCACCGTATCGGCCGTACGGGACGTGTGGGCAACCTTG GTCTGGCCACGTCGTTCTTTAACGACAAAAACAGCAACATAACCAAAGACTTGCTGGACATCTTGGTGGAGGCCAAGCAGGAGGTTCCCCCCTGGCTTGAGAGTCTCGCCTACGAGCACCAGCACAAGAGCAACCCCCGTGGACGCTCCAAGAG GTTCTCAGGCGGTTTCGGAGCTAGAGATTACCGTCAGACGCCCGGTGGCGCTGCAACCTTCGCTAGCAGCCGTGGAGGGAGAAACCCTGGAGGAAGCCGTGGCTTTGGCGGCG GTGGCTtcggtggtggtggcggcggcggtggctTCTACGGCAACGACAGCTATGGAGGAAACTACAGCAACTCTGGTAGCGTGGATTGGTGGGGCAACTAG
- the ddx3xa gene encoding DEAD-box helicase 3 X-linked a isoform X11, whose translation MSHVVIDNPHGLDQQLAALDLNSADGQGGGTGRRYIPPHLRNREAPKNGNAYSAGRQCGYSVAPVNLYSPGWDGGRSNGFVNGFHDNRTNGSYGGRGPPRNDRGGRGAYRGNRGGGSFNQPLQNAGVGGFENKDGNWGGAPRDAAYNSFGGRTDSRSKSTFFNERGGGGGGSRGRYERGGFSSGGNNRWEESRDEDWSKQTPPNERLEAELFSASNTGINFEKYDDIPVEATGANSPPHIDSFHDVELGEIIMANINLSRYTRPTPVQKYAIPIIKSKRDLMACAQTGSGKTAAFLLPVLSQIFTEGPGEALQAAKNGQDNGRYGRRKQYPLSLVLAPTRELALQIYDEARKVAYRSRVRPCVVYGGADIGGQIRELERGCHLLVATPGRLVDMMERGKIGLDYCNYLILDEADRMLDMGFEPQIRRIVEQDTMPPKGIRQTMMFSATFPKEIQILARDFLEDYIFLAVGRVGSTSENITQKVVWVEENDKRSFLLDLLNATVIPSEETETPEKPAKASLTLVFVETKKGADALEDFLYHEGYACTSIHGDRSQRDREEALNQFRSGRCPILVATAVAARGLDISNVKHVINFDLPSDIEEYVHRIGRTGRVGNLGLATSFFNDKNSNITKDLLDILVEAKQEVPPWLESLAYEHQHKSNPRGRSKRFSGGFGARDYRQTPGGAATFASSRGGRNPGGSRGFGGGGFGGGGGGGGFYGNDSYGGNYSNSGSVDWWGN comes from the exons ATGAGTCATGTGGTCATTGATAATCCACACGGTCTAGATCAGCAG CTCGCTGCCCTAGACTTGAACTCTGCTGACGGACAAGGCGGAGGAACTGGCC ggCGTTACATTCCACCTCACCTGAGGAACAGAGAGGCTCCAAAAAACG GAAATGCTTATTCCGCTGGTAGACAGTGCGGTTATTCAGTGGCACCAGTAAATCTCT ACTCACCTGGGTGGGACGGAGGACGTAGCAACGGATTTGTGAATGGTTTCCACGACAATCGCACTAATGGGTCATATGGAGGCCGCGGACCCCCTCGCAATGATAGAGGTGGGCGCGGTGCCTACCGTGGTAACAGGGGTGGAGGCTCCTTTAATCAACCACTGCAAAATGCAG GAGTTGGCGGTTTTGAAAACAAAGACGGCAACTGGGGAGGAGCTCCCAGGGACGCTGCCTACAACAGCTTTGGGGGACGCACTGATAGTAGGTCCAAGTCGACCTTCTTCAATGAGCgtggaggcggcggcggcggctccaGGGGAAG ataTGAGCGCGGAGGCTTCTCAAGTGGAGGAAACAACCGCTGGGAGGAGTCCAGAGATGAGGATTGGTCCAAGCAGACTCCTCCTAATGAGCGTCTGGAAGC gGAGCTTTTTTCTGCAAGCAACACTGGGATAAATTTTGAGAAATATGACGATATTCCTGTGGAGGCCACTGGGGCCAACTCCCCGCCTCATATTGATAGT ttCCATGATGTGGAATTGGGGGAGATTATCATGGCGAACATCAACCTGAGTCGCTACACCCGTCCCACCCCCGTTCAGAAATATGCTATCCCCATCATCAAGTCCAAAAGAGACCTGATGGCCTGCGCCCAGACTG GCTCTGGCAAGACTGCTGCCTTCCTGCTACCCGTGCTGAGTCAGATCTTCACCGAAGGACCAGGAGAAGCTCTGCAGGCCGCCAAGAATGGACAG GACAACGGAAGGTACGGCCGTCGTAAACAGTACCCGCTTTCCCTGGTCCTGGCTCCGACCAGAGAACTGGCCTTGCAGATCTATGACGAGGCGAGGAAG GTTGCCTATCGCTCTCGTGTGCGTCCCTGCGTAGTTTATGGTGGAGCTGACATCGGTGGACAGATCAGGGAACTGGAGAGAGGCTGTCATCTTCTTGTGGCCACACCTGGACGTCTGGTCGATATGATGGAGAGGGGCAAGATCGGTCTGGACTACTGCAA ctaCCTGATCCTGGACGAGGCTGACCGCATGTTGGACATGGGTTTTGAGCCACAGATCAGACGTATTGTGGAACAGGATACGATGCCACCTAAAGGCATTCGTCAGACCATGATGTTCAGTGCCACCTTCCCTAAGGAGATCCAG ATTCTGGCTCGTGATTTCCTGGAGGACTACATTTTCCTGGCGGTGGGTCGCGTTGGTTCCACTTCAGAAAACATCACCCAGAAGGTGGTTTGGGTGGAAGAAAATGACAAGAGGTCCTTCCTCTTGGATCTGCTCAACGCCACag TTATTCCcagtgaggagacagagaccCCAGAGAAACCGG CAAAAGCGTCATTGACTCTGGTGTTCGTGGAAACCAAGAAGGGAGCCGATGCCTTGGAGGACTTTCTGTACCACGAAGGTTACGCCTGCACCAGCATCCACGGGGACCGAtcccagagagacagagaagaggccCTGAATCAGTTCCGATCCGGACGCTGCCCCATCTTAGTGGCTACAGCT GTGGCTGCTCGAGGTCTGGACATCTCCAATGTGAAGCATGTCATTAACTTTGATTTGCCCAGTGACATTGAGGAGTACGTTCACCGTATCGGCCGTACGGGACGTGTGGGCAACCTTG GTCTGGCCACGTCGTTCTTTAACGACAAAAACAGCAACATAACCAAAGACTTGCTGGACATCTTGGTGGAGGCCAAGCAGGAGGTTCCCCCCTGGCTTGAGAGTCTCGCCTACGAGCACCAGCACAAGAGCAACCCCCGTGGACGCTCCAAGAG GTTCTCAGGCGGTTTCGGAGCTAGAGATTACCGTCAGACGCCCGGTGGCGCTGCAACCTTCGCTAGCAGCCGTGGAGGGAGAAACCCTGGAGGAAGCCGTGGCTTTGGCGGCG GTGGCTtcggtggtggtggcggcggcggtggctTCTACGGCAACGACAGCTATGGAGGAAACTACAGCAACTCTGGTAGCGTGGATTGGTGGGGCAACTAG
- the ddx3xa gene encoding DEAD-box helicase 3 X-linked a isoform X13 — MSHVVIDNPHGLDQQLAALDLNSADGQGGGTGRRYIPPHLRNREAPKNDSPGWDGGRSNGFVNGFHDNRTNGSYGGRGPPRNDRGGRGAYRGNRGGGSFNQPLQNAGVGGFENKDGNWGGAPRDAAYNSFGGRTDSRSKSTFFNERGGGGGGSRGRYERGGFSSGGNNRWEESRDEDWSKQTPPNERLEAELFSASNTGINFEKYDDIPVEATGANSPPHIDSFHDVELGEIIMANINLSRYTRPTPVQKYAIPIIKSKRDLMACAQTGSGKTAAFLLPVLSQIFTEGPGEALQAAKNGQDNGRYGRRKQYPLSLVLAPTRELALQIYDEARKVAYRSRVRPCVVYGGADIGGQIRELERGCHLLVATPGRLVDMMERGKIGLDYCNYLILDEADRMLDMGFEPQIRRIVEQDTMPPKGIRQTMMFSATFPKEIQILARDFLEDYIFLAVGRVGSTSENITQKVVWVEENDKRSFLLDLLNATVIPSEETETPEKPAKASLTLVFVETKKGADALEDFLYHEGYACTSIHGDRSQRDREEALNQFRSGRCPILVATAVAARGLDISNVKHVINFDLPSDIEEYVHRIGRTGRVGNLGLATSFFNDKNSNITKDLLDILVEAKQEVPPWLESLAYEHQHKSNPRGRSKRFSGGFGARDYRQTPGGAATFASSRGGRNPGGSRGFGGGGFGGGGGGGGFYGNDSYGGNYSNSGSVDWWGN; from the exons ATGAGTCATGTGGTCATTGATAATCCACACGGTCTAGATCAGCAG CTCGCTGCCCTAGACTTGAACTCTGCTGACGGACAAGGCGGAGGAACTGGCC ggCGTTACATTCCACCTCACCTGAGGAACAGAGAGGCTCCAAAAAACG ACTCACCTGGGTGGGACGGAGGACGTAGCAACGGATTTGTGAATGGTTTCCACGACAATCGCACTAATGGGTCATATGGAGGCCGCGGACCCCCTCGCAATGATAGAGGTGGGCGCGGTGCCTACCGTGGTAACAGGGGTGGAGGCTCCTTTAATCAACCACTGCAAAATGCAG GAGTTGGCGGTTTTGAAAACAAAGACGGCAACTGGGGAGGAGCTCCCAGGGACGCTGCCTACAACAGCTTTGGGGGACGCACTGATAGTAGGTCCAAGTCGACCTTCTTCAATGAGCgtggaggcggcggcggcggctccaGGGGAAG ataTGAGCGCGGAGGCTTCTCAAGTGGAGGAAACAACCGCTGGGAGGAGTCCAGAGATGAGGATTGGTCCAAGCAGACTCCTCCTAATGAGCGTCTGGAAGC gGAGCTTTTTTCTGCAAGCAACACTGGGATAAATTTTGAGAAATATGACGATATTCCTGTGGAGGCCACTGGGGCCAACTCCCCGCCTCATATTGATAGT ttCCATGATGTGGAATTGGGGGAGATTATCATGGCGAACATCAACCTGAGTCGCTACACCCGTCCCACCCCCGTTCAGAAATATGCTATCCCCATCATCAAGTCCAAAAGAGACCTGATGGCCTGCGCCCAGACTG GCTCTGGCAAGACTGCTGCCTTCCTGCTACCCGTGCTGAGTCAGATCTTCACCGAAGGACCAGGAGAAGCTCTGCAGGCCGCCAAGAATGGACAG GACAACGGAAGGTACGGCCGTCGTAAACAGTACCCGCTTTCCCTGGTCCTGGCTCCGACCAGAGAACTGGCCTTGCAGATCTATGACGAGGCGAGGAAG GTTGCCTATCGCTCTCGTGTGCGTCCCTGCGTAGTTTATGGTGGAGCTGACATCGGTGGACAGATCAGGGAACTGGAGAGAGGCTGTCATCTTCTTGTGGCCACACCTGGACGTCTGGTCGATATGATGGAGAGGGGCAAGATCGGTCTGGACTACTGCAA ctaCCTGATCCTGGACGAGGCTGACCGCATGTTGGACATGGGTTTTGAGCCACAGATCAGACGTATTGTGGAACAGGATACGATGCCACCTAAAGGCATTCGTCAGACCATGATGTTCAGTGCCACCTTCCCTAAGGAGATCCAG ATTCTGGCTCGTGATTTCCTGGAGGACTACATTTTCCTGGCGGTGGGTCGCGTTGGTTCCACTTCAGAAAACATCACCCAGAAGGTGGTTTGGGTGGAAGAAAATGACAAGAGGTCCTTCCTCTTGGATCTGCTCAACGCCACag TTATTCCcagtgaggagacagagaccCCAGAGAAACCGG CAAAAGCGTCATTGACTCTGGTGTTCGTGGAAACCAAGAAGGGAGCCGATGCCTTGGAGGACTTTCTGTACCACGAAGGTTACGCCTGCACCAGCATCCACGGGGACCGAtcccagagagacagagaagaggccCTGAATCAGTTCCGATCCGGACGCTGCCCCATCTTAGTGGCTACAGCT GTGGCTGCTCGAGGTCTGGACATCTCCAATGTGAAGCATGTCATTAACTTTGATTTGCCCAGTGACATTGAGGAGTACGTTCACCGTATCGGCCGTACGGGACGTGTGGGCAACCTTG GTCTGGCCACGTCGTTCTTTAACGACAAAAACAGCAACATAACCAAAGACTTGCTGGACATCTTGGTGGAGGCCAAGCAGGAGGTTCCCCCCTGGCTTGAGAGTCTCGCCTACGAGCACCAGCACAAGAGCAACCCCCGTGGACGCTCCAAGAG GTTCTCAGGCGGTTTCGGAGCTAGAGATTACCGTCAGACGCCCGGTGGCGCTGCAACCTTCGCTAGCAGCCGTGGAGGGAGAAACCCTGGAGGAAGCCGTGGCTTTGGCGGCG GTGGCTtcggtggtggtggcggcggcggtggctTCTACGGCAACGACAGCTATGGAGGAAACTACAGCAACTCTGGTAGCGTGGATTGGTGGGGCAACTAG